In a genomic window of Actinomycetes bacterium:
- a CDS encoding xanthine dehydrogenase family protein molybdopterin-binding subunit, whose product MTETVERATAIGSPVRRKEDAHLLTGATQWTDNLTVGGELHMEILRSPVAHARVARLDVSAALQRPGVVAAFGAAELGDLNGKIPCVWPVTDDIVMPDFPALATDEVRHVGDCVAVVLATSRYAAADALDAIDVDYDELPAVVDMEAALASGSPLVHGAAGTNKCYTATLTGGDYAAAKAKADVVVSRRFVQQRLIPSPMEPRAVIASPLGATGEITLWSSTQIPHIVRVLLSLTTGIPENKLRIIAPDVGGGFGSKLQYYREELLATVIANKLGRPVRWTESRSENTVATHHGRDQIQDIEICAKSDGTILGLKVDLLANMGAYLQIITPGIPLLGMFMYNAIYKMEALDFRCTGVFTTTTPTDAYRGAGRPEATYAIERIVDELAAELGREPLELRKQNWIRHEEFPFTTIAGLTYDSGNYEAATDRAVELFGYDALRAEQAKRRADNDPVQLGIGISTYTEMCGLAPSRVLASLKYVAGGWESCTIRVLPLGKVELITGTSPHGQGHETSWSQIASDYLGIPVEDIEVVHGDTGRAPYGMDTYGSRSLAVGGQAIKRAAEKVVDKARVIAAHQMEANPDDLEFVDGAFRVKGDPEKSTTIQAVAFEAFSAHNLPDGMDPTLSGEATVDPADFSFPHGTHLCAVEVDTETGLVRIRSYVAVDDIGRTINPMIVEGQVHGGIVQGIGQALFEGAVYDSNGQLLTASLADYLLPSAADLPNLVTDRTETPSTTHPLGTKGVGEAGTIASTPAVMNAVVDALRPLGVTDVLMPASPQNVWRAIQAAQGGAA is encoded by the coding sequence ATGACCGAGACCGTCGAGCGCGCGACCGCGATCGGCAGCCCCGTCCGTCGCAAGGAGGACGCGCACCTGCTGACCGGCGCGACGCAGTGGACCGACAACCTCACCGTCGGCGGTGAGCTGCACATGGAGATCCTTCGCAGCCCGGTCGCGCACGCGCGGGTCGCACGGCTGGACGTCTCGGCGGCGCTGCAGCGCCCTGGCGTGGTCGCGGCGTTCGGGGCGGCGGAGCTCGGGGACCTCAACGGCAAGATCCCCTGCGTGTGGCCGGTGACCGACGACATCGTGATGCCGGACTTCCCAGCGCTCGCGACGGACGAGGTCCGCCACGTCGGCGACTGCGTCGCCGTCGTGCTGGCGACCAGCCGCTACGCGGCTGCGGACGCTCTGGACGCGATCGACGTCGACTACGACGAGCTGCCGGCGGTCGTCGACATGGAGGCGGCGCTCGCGTCGGGGTCGCCGCTCGTGCACGGCGCCGCGGGCACGAACAAGTGCTACACCGCCACGCTCACCGGTGGCGACTACGCCGCCGCCAAGGCCAAGGCCGACGTCGTCGTGTCGCGCCGATTCGTCCAGCAACGGCTCATCCCGTCCCCGATGGAGCCCCGCGCGGTCATCGCCTCCCCGCTCGGTGCGACGGGCGAGATCACGCTGTGGTCGTCCACGCAGATCCCGCACATCGTGCGCGTGCTGCTGTCCCTCACGACCGGGATCCCGGAGAACAAGCTGCGCATCATCGCTCCCGACGTCGGGGGCGGCTTCGGCTCGAAGCTGCAGTACTACCGCGAGGAGCTGCTCGCGACCGTCATCGCGAACAAGCTCGGCCGTCCGGTGCGGTGGACGGAGAGCCGCAGCGAGAACACCGTGGCCACCCACCACGGCCGCGACCAGATCCAGGACATCGAGATCTGCGCGAAGAGCGACGGCACCATCCTCGGTCTGAAGGTCGACCTCCTCGCGAACATGGGGGCCTACCTGCAGATCATCACCCCCGGCATCCCGCTGCTCGGCATGTTCATGTACAACGCGATCTACAAGATGGAGGCACTGGACTTCCGGTGCACCGGCGTGTTCACGACGACGACGCCGACCGACGCCTACCGGGGTGCTGGGCGCCCGGAGGCGACGTACGCGATCGAGCGCATCGTCGACGAGCTCGCGGCCGAGCTCGGGCGGGAGCCCTTGGAGCTGCGCAAGCAGAACTGGATCAGGCACGAGGAGTTCCCCTTCACCACGATCGCGGGCCTGACCTATGACAGCGGCAACTACGAGGCGGCGACCGACCGCGCCGTCGAGCTGTTCGGATACGACGCGCTGCGCGCGGAGCAGGCCAAGCGCCGGGCCGACAACGACCCGGTACAGCTGGGGATCGGCATCTCGACCTATACCGAGATGTGCGGCCTTGCGCCGTCGCGCGTCCTGGCGTCACTGAAGTACGTCGCCGGCGGCTGGGAGAGCTGCACGATCCGCGTGCTCCCGCTCGGCAAGGTCGAGCTCATCACGGGGACCTCACCCCACGGCCAGGGCCACGAGACGTCATGGAGCCAGATCGCCAGCGACTACCTCGGGATCCCGGTCGAGGACATCGAGGTGGTGCACGGCGACACCGGCCGGGCCCCGTACGGCATGGACACCTATGGCTCGCGCTCACTCGCCGTGGGGGGTCAGGCCATCAAGCGGGCGGCGGAGAAGGTCGTCGACAAGGCCCGGGTGATCGCTGCTCACCAGATGGAGGCCAACCCGGACGATCTCGAGTTCGTCGACGGCGCCTTCCGCGTCAAGGGCGACCCCGAGAAGTCGACGACGATCCAGGCCGTGGCTTTCGAGGCGTTCTCCGCGCACAACCTGCCCGACGGCATGGACCCGACGCTGTCCGGTGAGGCCACGGTCGATCCGGCCGACTTCTCCTTCCCGCACGGGACCCATCTGTGCGCTGTCGAGGTCGACACCGAGACGGGCCTGGTCCGTATCCGCTCGTACGTCGCCGTCGACGACATCGGCCGCACGATCAACCCGATGATCGTCGAGGGTCAGGTCCATGGGGGCATCGTCCAGGGCATCGGGCAGGCCCTCTTCGAGGGCGCGGTGTACGACAGCAACGGGCAGCTCCTCACGGCCTCCCTCGCCGACTACCTGCTGCCCAGCGCGGCCGACCTGCCGAACCTGGTCACCGACCGCACGGAGACGCCGTCGACCACGCACCCCTTGGGCACCAAGGGCGTCGGGGAGGCGGGGACCATCGCCTCGACCCCGGCGGTCATGAACGCGGTGGTGGACGCCCTGCGCCCGCTCGGCGTGACCGACGTCCTCATGCCCGCGTCACCGCAGAACGTGTGGAGAGCCATCCAGGCGGCCCAGGGAGGTGCGGCATGA
- a CDS encoding xanthine dehydrogenase family protein subunit M, whose product MIPASFDYVRASTVAEAVSALASGGEDAKVLGGGQSLMPLLRTRLAAPSVLVDCSRVAEMQGVRDDGDALVVGAGTTHHAVLHDPLVREHAPLVAAATATVADPAIRHRGTFGGSLAHADPAGDLPAVAVALDFAFLAQGPSGQRTIAAKDFFVDYFTTSLAADEVLVSVRVPKLGAGWGYDYQKFHRTAQAWAIVGVAAAVRRSNGSIAEARLGLTNMGATPIRAASVEAALAGVAATTDGVRAAAAHAADGTHPTSDLHADAAYREHLARVLTRRAVLAAAGA is encoded by the coding sequence ATGATCCCGGCCTCGTTCGACTACGTCCGCGCGTCGACCGTCGCGGAGGCGGTCTCGGCGCTCGCCTCCGGTGGGGAGGACGCGAAGGTCCTCGGCGGCGGCCAGTCGTTGATGCCCCTCCTTCGGACCCGCCTCGCCGCGCCCAGCGTGCTCGTGGACTGCAGCCGGGTCGCCGAGATGCAGGGGGTGCGCGACGACGGTGACGCCCTCGTCGTCGGCGCGGGGACGACGCACCACGCCGTGCTCCACGACCCCCTGGTCCGCGAGCACGCCCCGCTGGTCGCGGCCGCGACGGCCACCGTCGCCGACCCGGCCATCCGGCACCGCGGGACCTTCGGGGGCTCCCTCGCCCATGCCGACCCGGCCGGGGACCTGCCGGCCGTCGCGGTGGCGCTCGACTTCGCGTTCCTCGCCCAGGGCCCGTCCGGCCAGCGCACGATCGCCGCCAAGGACTTCTTCGTCGACTACTTCACGACGTCCTTGGCCGCCGACGAGGTCCTGGTGTCGGTGCGGGTGCCCAAGCTCGGCGCTGGGTGGGGGTACGACTACCAGAAGTTCCACCGCACCGCCCAGGCGTGGGCGATCGTCGGCGTCGCCGCGGCGGTCCGTCGCTCGAACGGGTCGATCGCCGAGGCCCGCCTGGGGCTGACCAACATGGGGGCGACCCCGATCCGTGCGGCATCGGTCGAGGCGGCGTTGGCCGGCGTGGCGGCGACCACGGACGGGGTGCGGGCGGCGGCGGCGCACGCGGCGGACGGCACGCACCCGACGAGCGACCTGCACGCCGACGCGGCGTACCGGGAGCACCTCGCCCGGGTACTGACCCGCCGCGCCGTCCTCGCCGCCGCTGGCGCCTGA
- the ligD gene encoding non-homologous end-joining DNA ligase translates to MSPEMPSLIRPMLATAGELPKGAAEAAWAFEMKWDGVRAVVYVRDGRARALSRNDRDITPTYPEVQAVADSLRGRGAIVDGELVAAGAAGRPDFGLLQQRMHVVDPGAVRRLSATVPVTFLAFDLLWLDGRSLLDESYDARRTALERLVPTGSWDVPPAFAGAGSAALEASKAAGLEGVVAKRRDSHYLPGRRSTSWLKVKHVRMQEVVVGGWRPGQGGRAGRIGSLLLGVRGDAGLDYVGHVGTGFSDAALAALGEALEPLRRPTPPFATALPREDARDAVWVEPLLVGEVSYGEWTSAGRLRHPSWRGLRPDKDPADVTREP, encoded by the coding sequence GTGAGCCCCGAGATGCCCTCGCTCATCCGGCCGATGCTGGCGACGGCGGGCGAGCTGCCCAAGGGCGCGGCCGAGGCCGCCTGGGCATTCGAGATGAAGTGGGACGGCGTGCGCGCGGTCGTGTACGTCCGTGACGGCCGCGCGAGGGCCCTCAGCCGAAACGACCGGGATATCACTCCCACCTACCCGGAGGTCCAGGCGGTGGCCGACAGCCTGCGCGGTCGGGGGGCGATCGTCGACGGCGAGCTCGTCGCCGCCGGGGCCGCCGGCCGGCCGGACTTCGGCCTGCTCCAGCAGCGCATGCACGTGGTCGACCCCGGAGCCGTCCGCCGGCTGTCCGCGACCGTCCCCGTGACCTTCCTCGCCTTCGACCTGCTCTGGCTCGACGGGCGTTCCCTGCTCGACGAGTCCTACGACGCCCGCAGGACCGCCCTGGAACGTCTGGTGCCCACCGGGTCCTGGGACGTCCCACCCGCCTTCGCGGGAGCAGGGAGCGCCGCGCTGGAGGCCAGCAAGGCGGCCGGGCTCGAGGGCGTGGTGGCCAAGCGGCGGGACTCCCACTACCTGCCCGGACGGCGCTCAACCTCGTGGTTGAAGGTCAAGCACGTGCGCATGCAGGAGGTCGTGGTGGGCGGATGGCGACCGGGGCAGGGCGGGCGGGCCGGCCGGATCGGCTCGCTCCTGCTGGGCGTGCGGGGCGACGCCGGCCTGGACTACGTCGGGCACGTCGGCACCGGCTTCAGCGACGCCGCCCTCGCCGCCCTGGGCGAGGCGCTCGAGCCGTTGCGGCGGCCCACCCCACCCTTCGCCACCGCGCTGCCCCGCGAGGACGCGCGCGACGCCGTGTGGGTCGAGCCCCTGTTGGTCGGTGAGGTCTCCTACGGCGAGTGGACCTCGGCCGGACGCCTGCGCCACCCGAGCTGGCGCGGCCTGCGCCCCGACAAGGACCCCGCCGACGTCACCCGCGAACCGTAG
- a CDS encoding ferredoxin reductase family protein has product MRSNRLARPLGAAAAVVGLLVVGYGWRVQATYALHGPGGLATTGGSLAALAGAYLCLLCLLIVARVPALERRVGQEVLVAWHRRLAPWALVLIGLHVVLVSVGYARAARVDLAHEVWSLVTGYPWMLPAAAAFVAMVSLGVVSWRPLRRLMSYETWWVSHLYFYLAVGLAFGHQVTNGTVFPGHDLARWAWTGLYLVVAAALVGYRVVLPVLRSTRHRLRVAAVVRESPQVVSVYVSGRDLHALRARGGQYFGWRFLTREWWWQAHPYSLSAAPDGRTLRITVKGLGDHSHDLARLRVGTRVLAEGPYGVFTADTRSSDSVVAIAGGAGIAPIRSLLDELPPGVSVTLLFRVPRVDSAPLRAELEALVTARGWRLWYLEGDRSQHPLDAAELQRLAPEIRRADVYVCGPESFSTAVFDAARRLGVPEQRLHHESFAMV; this is encoded by the coding sequence GTGCGCTCGAACCGCCTGGCCCGGCCGCTCGGCGCGGCCGCGGCGGTCGTCGGGCTGCTCGTCGTCGGGTACGGCTGGCGCGTCCAGGCGACGTACGCCCTGCACGGGCCTGGCGGGCTCGCGACGACGGGGGGCAGCCTCGCGGCGCTCGCCGGCGCCTACCTGTGCCTGCTCTGCCTGCTCATCGTGGCCCGGGTGCCGGCGCTCGAGCGCCGGGTCGGCCAGGAGGTCCTCGTCGCCTGGCACCGTCGGCTCGCGCCGTGGGCCCTCGTCCTCATCGGCCTGCACGTCGTGCTGGTGAGCGTCGGGTACGCCCGCGCGGCCCGGGTCGACCTCGCGCACGAGGTCTGGAGCCTGGTCACCGGCTACCCGTGGATGCTCCCCGCGGCCGCGGCATTCGTCGCGATGGTGAGCCTCGGGGTGGTGTCCTGGCGCCCGCTGCGGCGGCTGATGAGCTACGAGACCTGGTGGGTCAGCCACCTGTACTTCTACCTCGCGGTCGGCCTCGCCTTCGGCCACCAGGTCACCAACGGCACCGTCTTCCCCGGCCACGACCTGGCCCGCTGGGCGTGGACCGGGCTCTACCTGGTGGTCGCAGCCGCGCTCGTCGGCTACCGCGTCGTCCTTCCGGTCCTTCGCTCGACCCGGCACCGGCTGCGGGTCGCCGCCGTCGTCCGGGAGTCGCCCCAGGTGGTGAGCGTGTACGTCTCCGGTCGGGACCTGCACGCGCTGCGCGCGCGTGGCGGGCAGTACTTCGGCTGGCGCTTCCTGACCCGAGAGTGGTGGTGGCAGGCGCACCCGTACTCGCTGTCCGCGGCGCCGGACGGCCGTACCCTGCGCATCACGGTCAAGGGGCTCGGGGACCACAGCCACGACCTCGCCCGGCTCCGCGTCGGGACACGGGTGCTGGCCGAAGGCCCGTACGGCGTGTTCACCGCCGACACCCGCAGCAGTGACAGCGTGGTCGCGATCGCCGGAGGGGCCGGGATCGCGCCGATACGTTCGCTGCTCGACGAGCTGCCCCCCGGCGTCAGCGTGACCCTGCTCTTCCGCGTGCCGCGCGTCGACTCGGCGCCCTTGCGCGCCGAGCTCGAGGCGCTGGTGACGGCGCGCGGGTGGCGCCTCTGGTACCTCGAGGGGGACCGCAGCCAGCACCCGCTGGACGCCGCCGAGCTCCAACGGCTGGCGCCGGAGATCCGCCGGGCCGACGTGTACGTCTGCGGGCCGGAGTCCTTCTCCACGGCCGTCTTCGACGCCGCCCGCCGGCTCGGGGTGCCCGAGCAGCGGCTCCACCACGAGTCGTTCGCGATGGTCTGA
- a CDS encoding FMN-binding protein — MRRALLVSAGTVAGVAAVLSYSPASPTLVDTSSAGPLHVGTVGDGPPAVLPAGPSPSPSPVTTHAAKANAKATKPTASAHRSARAKPARSSPRTSAAPSPVSGGPLTSKPASKPSSTPTASTSSPKASPKHSPKPSPKPTPKPTPKPTPKPKPKPTPTPSPTPTTKTFTVSVQMHYGTITVTLTTVSGQFFDVHGTANASSQHSREIDAQALPVLREEALAAKSANIANVSGATFTCNAYKQALSAAMSQAGL; from the coding sequence ATGAGGCGGGCCCTGCTCGTCTCCGCCGGCACCGTGGCGGGCGTCGCCGCCGTGCTGTCGTACTCCCCTGCGTCCCCGACCCTGGTGGACACTTCCTCGGCCGGGCCGCTGCATGTGGGAACGGTCGGGGACGGACCGCCGGCCGTCCTGCCCGCCGGGCCCTCGCCCTCGCCGTCACCCGTCACGACGCACGCCGCCAAGGCCAACGCGAAGGCGACGAAGCCCACGGCGTCCGCCCACCGAAGCGCGCGGGCCAAGCCCGCGCGATCCTCCCCGCGAACGTCAGCTGCGCCGAGCCCGGTGAGCGGGGGCCCGCTCACCTCCAAGCCCGCCTCGAAGCCGTCGTCGACGCCCACGGCATCGACGTCATCGCCGAAGGCCTCCCCCAAGCACTCACCGAAGCCATCGCCCAAGCCGACGCCGAAGCCGACGCCGAAGCCGACGCCGAAGCCGAAGCCGAAGCCCACCCCGACGCCGTCTCCGACGCCGACGACCAAGACCTTCACCGTGTCGGTGCAGATGCACTACGGAACGATCACCGTCACCCTGACCACGGTGTCCGGGCAGTTCTTCGACGTGCACGGCACGGCCAACGCGTCCAGCCAGCACTCGCGGGAGATCGACGCCCAGGCGCTGCCCGTGCTGCGCGAGGAGGCCCTGGCGGCGAAGTCGGCCAACATCGCCAACGTGTCGGGGGCGACGTTCACCTGCAACGCCTACAAGCAGGCGCTGTCGGCCGCGATGTCGCAGGCCGGCCTCTGA
- a CDS encoding FAD:protein FMN transferase — MTWQAATREIDVWSTTVRLDVRGETVARAPGAFDRVGAFLDDVDAWFSTFRDDTPVHLIRSGRLAEEDAPAIVRQVLAACRIARDLTAGAFDPWAVPGGVDPSGYVKGWAAARACTMLREAGFANVSVNAGGDVVCRGAAAPGEPWRIGVRHPVETDKVARVVEVHDGAVATSGTYERGLHVIDPATGRPAADVVSATVVGPDGGLADAAATGLVVAGVAGLSWLPRFPGQWSAYVVVGDTATFTGPAFS, encoded by the coding sequence GTGACCTGGCAGGCGGCGACCCGCGAGATCGACGTGTGGAGCACGACGGTGCGCCTCGACGTCCGGGGCGAGACGGTGGCGCGAGCGCCGGGCGCCTTCGACCGCGTGGGTGCCTTCCTCGACGACGTGGACGCCTGGTTCTCGACCTTCCGGGACGACACCCCCGTCCACCTGATCCGCAGCGGCCGGCTGGCCGAGGAGGACGCGCCTGCCATCGTGCGCCAGGTGCTAGCCGCGTGCCGGATCGCGCGCGACCTCACTGCGGGCGCGTTCGACCCGTGGGCCGTACCGGGCGGGGTCGATCCGAGTGGCTACGTCAAGGGCTGGGCGGCCGCCCGGGCGTGCACGATGCTGCGCGAGGCCGGGTTCGCCAACGTCTCGGTCAACGCCGGCGGTGACGTGGTCTGCCGGGGCGCGGCGGCGCCGGGGGAGCCGTGGCGGATCGGCGTACGGCATCCGGTCGAGACGGACAAGGTGGCCCGGGTGGTCGAGGTCCACGACGGGGCGGTGGCGACGTCGGGGACCTACGAGCGCGGTCTGCACGTCATCGACCCCGCCACCGGCCGGCCGGCCGCCGATGTCGTCTCGGCGACCGTGGTCGGGCCCGACGGTGGTCTCGCCGACGCCGCCGCCACCGGCCTGGTGGTGGCCGGGGTGGCCGGCCTCTCCTGGCTGCCGCGGTTCCCCGGGCAGTGGTCGGCGTACGTCGTCGTCGGCGACACCGCCACCTTCACCGGCCCGGCCTTCTCCTGA
- a CDS encoding PadR family transcriptional regulator, with product MEPGEARLPLTQLRRGVLEFCVLSLLRDEELYGFDLVRRLSDVDGMVTSEGTIYPLLSRLRRDGWVKTSWRESESGPPRRYYALTPSGRTALAGFVEEWRRFRDAVETFLGTEDTT from the coding sequence ATGGAACCGGGTGAGGCACGATTGCCGCTCACCCAGCTGCGTCGAGGGGTCCTGGAGTTCTGCGTGCTCTCACTGCTGCGGGACGAGGAGCTGTACGGCTTCGACCTGGTCCGGCGGCTCTCCGACGTCGACGGCATGGTCACCAGCGAGGGCACGATCTACCCCCTGCTCTCACGCCTGAGGCGGGACGGCTGGGTCAAGACGTCGTGGCGGGAGTCGGAGTCCGGCCCGCCCCGCCGGTACTACGCGCTGACCCCGTCCGGGCGTACGGCACTCGCGGGATTCGTCGAGGAGTGGCGCCGCTTCCGCGACGCCGTCGAGACGTTCTTGGGCACGGAGGACACCACATGA
- the dapD gene encoding 2,3,4,5-tetrahydropyridine-2,6-dicarboxylate N-succinyltransferase — MTSRSASAHGVATYGADGALLDAWYPSPALGLDTPDVDGLDALVGADERRGVEVRRLHTVSALDDAPLDAADVYLRLHLLSHRLLAPHEANLEGVFGLLANVVWTSAGPCAVAGFENVRLRLRADGPLTVHGVDKFPRMVDYVVPEGVRIADADRVRLGAHLASGTTVMHEGFVNYNAGTLGASMVEGRLSAGVVVGDGSDIGGGASVMGTLSGGGRHVVSIGRRCLVGANAGIGISLGDDCVVEAGLYVTAGTKVALPDGSTLKAAELSGRDGLLFRRNSTTGRVEAIARTGDWGGLNAALHAND, encoded by the coding sequence GTGACCTCCCGCTCCGCCTCAGCTCACGGCGTCGCGACGTACGGCGCCGACGGCGCGCTGCTCGACGCGTGGTACCCCTCGCCGGCGCTCGGCCTCGACACCCCCGACGTCGACGGGCTCGATGCCCTGGTGGGTGCGGACGAGCGGCGCGGGGTGGAGGTACGCCGCCTGCACACGGTGTCCGCCCTCGACGATGCGCCGCTCGACGCGGCCGACGTGTACCTGCGCTTGCACCTGCTCTCCCACCGCCTCCTCGCCCCGCACGAGGCGAACCTCGAGGGCGTCTTCGGCCTGCTCGCCAACGTGGTGTGGACCTCCGCGGGGCCGTGCGCGGTCGCCGGCTTCGAGAACGTCCGGCTGCGGCTGCGGGCGGACGGCCCGCTGACGGTGCACGGCGTGGACAAGTTCCCGCGGATGGTGGACTACGTCGTGCCGGAGGGCGTACGGATCGCAGATGCCGACCGCGTCCGGCTTGGTGCCCACCTCGCCTCGGGGACGACCGTGATGCACGAGGGGTTCGTCAACTACAACGCGGGGACGCTGGGTGCCTCGATGGTCGAGGGACGCCTCTCGGCCGGGGTGGTCGTCGGCGACGGCTCGGACATCGGCGGCGGCGCGTCGGTGATGGGGACGCTCTCCGGCGGTGGCCGGCACGTCGTGTCGATCGGGCGGCGCTGCCTGGTGGGCGCCAACGCCGGGATCGGCATCTCCCTCGGCGACGACTGCGTCGTCGAGGCCGGGCTGTACGTCACTGCGGGCACCAAGGTCGCCCTGCCGGACGGCTCGACGCTGAAGGCGGCCGAGCTCTCCGGTCGCGACGGACTGCTGTTCCGACGCAACTCCACGACCGGACGGGTCGAGGCGATCGCGCGTACCGGCGACTGGGGCGGGCTCAACGCCGCCCTGCACGCCAACGACTGA
- a CDS encoding VOC family protein has product MADQGSVGDGVVRFKALCIDARDPVAVATFWATALHLLADQLDDGDIVLRGRTSTDDVWLNHVDPVPAEQRVALTVGGDAQLVSDLVALGGGVLRGREEPTDPWALRDPEGGVLYVVPDERGLREVMVDAADPEALARWWAAMLGGVAAAASGGGWYVADVPAAPFAALRFVAGGGQRQAKIRTHWDVDGDYEDVLARGATLVRRRDDEIDWDICADPEGNEFCVFAEERP; this is encoded by the coding sequence GTGGCGGACCAGGGGAGCGTGGGCGACGGCGTGGTCCGCTTCAAGGCGTTGTGCATCGACGCGCGGGACCCGGTCGCGGTCGCCACGTTCTGGGCGACGGCCCTCCACCTGCTCGCCGACCAGCTCGACGACGGCGACATCGTGCTGCGTGGCCGTACGTCGACCGACGACGTGTGGCTCAACCACGTCGACCCCGTCCCCGCCGAGCAGCGGGTCGCCCTGACGGTGGGCGGGGACGCGCAGCTGGTGTCGGACCTGGTCGCCCTGGGCGGGGGCGTGCTGCGCGGGCGCGAGGAGCCGACGGATCCGTGGGCGCTGCGCGACCCGGAGGGCGGGGTTCTCTACGTGGTGCCCGACGAGCGCGGTCTGCGCGAGGTGATGGTCGATGCCGCGGACCCCGAGGCGTTGGCGCGGTGGTGGGCGGCGATGCTCGGCGGGGTGGCGGCGGCGGCCTCGGGGGGCGGGTGGTACGTCGCCGACGTACCGGCAGCCCCGTTCGCCGCGCTGCGCTTCGTCGCCGGCGGGGGCCAGCGCCAGGCCAAGATCCGGACCCACTGGGACGTCGACGGCGACTACGAGGACGTGCTCGCCCGCGGCGCCACCCTGGTCCGACGCCGTGACGACGAGATCGACTGGGACATCTGCGCGGACCCCGAGGGCAACGAGTTCTGCGTGTTCGCCGAGGAACGGCCTTGA
- the dapE gene encoding succinyl-diaminopimelate desuccinylase, whose translation MTDLDADADVVTLTAALVDIPSESHHEGPLADAVEAELRTRPWLDVVRDGDTVVARTRLGCGERVVFGGHLDTVPAAGNLPSRLDGDLLYGLGSCDMKGGVAVMLRLAATVAEPVRDATYLFYEAEEVEAEFNGLLRLARTSPDLLVGDLAVLLEPTSAGVEGGCQGTLRVEVRVPGRRAHTARAWMGENAVHAAAPVLERLRAYVPREPEVDGLTYHEGLQAVGIRGGVAGNVVPDECVVTVNHRFAPDRTPDQAAAHVREVFADWEVRVVDVAGGARPGLTLPAAEAFVEAVGATPRAKYGWTDVARFAELGMPALNYGPGDPMLAHTPQEHVPLAQLRTCEERLRAWLTTS comes from the coding sequence TTGACCGATCTGGACGCCGACGCCGACGTCGTCACGCTCACGGCGGCCCTCGTCGACATCCCCTCCGAGAGCCACCACGAAGGACCGCTGGCCGACGCCGTCGAGGCTGAGCTGCGGACCAGACCCTGGCTGGACGTGGTCCGCGACGGCGACACCGTGGTCGCCCGGACCCGGCTGGGGTGTGGCGAGCGGGTGGTCTTCGGGGGTCACCTCGACACCGTGCCGGCAGCCGGCAACCTGCCGTCGCGCCTGGACGGGGATCTCCTGTACGGCCTCGGGTCCTGCGACATGAAGGGCGGGGTCGCCGTCATGCTGCGCCTGGCGGCGACGGTGGCCGAGCCGGTGCGCGACGCGACGTACCTGTTCTACGAGGCCGAGGAGGTGGAGGCGGAGTTCAACGGGCTGCTCCGCCTCGCCCGTACCTCCCCCGACCTGCTCGTGGGCGACCTCGCGGTGCTGCTCGAACCGACGTCCGCTGGTGTCGAGGGGGGGTGCCAGGGCACGCTGCGCGTGGAGGTGCGCGTCCCCGGCCGCCGCGCCCACACCGCGCGGGCGTGGATGGGCGAGAACGCCGTCCACGCCGCCGCCCCCGTCCTCGAGCGGCTGCGCGCGTACGTCCCCCGGGAGCCCGAGGTGGACGGCCTGACCTACCACGAGGGGCTGCAGGCGGTCGGGATCCGCGGCGGGGTCGCCGGGAACGTGGTGCCCGACGAGTGCGTCGTCACCGTCAACCACCGCTTCGCCCCCGACCGTACGCCGGATCAGGCCGCGGCCCACGTGCGCGAGGTCTTCGCCGACTGGGAGGTCCGGGTCGTCGACGTCGCGGGAGGCGCGCGGCCGGGGCTCACGCTGCCGGCCGCCGAGGCCTTCGTCGAGGCCGTCGGTGCGACGCCCCGCGCGAAGTACGGCTGGACCGACGTGGCGCGCTTCGCCGAGCTGGGCATGCCGGCGCTGAACTACGGGCCGGGCGACCCGATGCTCGCGCACACCCCGCAGGAGCACGTACCGCTGGCCCAGCTGCGCACGTGCGAGGAGCGCCTGCGCGCCTGGCTGACCACCAGCTGA
- a CDS encoding YceI family protein → MTVTTTTTQLTGTWTIDAAHSRLGFSVRHAGIATVRGSFAGFEGQLVLDGTNPANSTATATIDATSFTTGNEQRDGHVKSPDFLDVEKYPTLTFASTEVRPDGEDYVLVGDLTIHGVTQPVEIKVEVEGQAVDPFGNTRVGFSGETQINRKDFGLTWNAALETGGLLVGEKVKITLDISAIKAA, encoded by the coding sequence ATGACCGTCACCACCACCACCACCCAGTTGACCGGCACCTGGACGATCGACGCCGCACACAGCCGCCTCGGCTTCTCGGTGCGCCACGCGGGGATCGCCACCGTCCGCGGGTCCTTCGCCGGCTTCGAGGGCCAGCTCGTGCTCGACGGGACGAACCCGGCCAACAGCACCGCGACCGCGACGATCGACGCGACGAGCTTCACCACCGGCAACGAGCAGCGCGACGGCCACGTCAAGAGCCCCGACTTCCTCGACGTCGAGAAGTACCCGACCCTCACCTTCGCCTCGACCGAGGTCCGCCCGGACGGCGAGGACTACGTGCTCGTCGGCGACCTCACCATCCACGGCGTCACCCAGCCCGTGGAGATCAAGGTCGAGGTCGAGGGGCAGGCCGTGGACCCCTTCGGCAACACCCGGGTCGGCTTCTCGGGCGAGACGCAGATCAACCGCAAGGACTTCGGCCTCACCTGGAACGCCGCCCTCGAGACCGGCGGCCTCCTGGTCGGCGAGAAGGTGAAGATCACCCTCGACATCAGCGCCATCAAGGCCGCCTGA